aTTTTGGCCATAGGTTTGATCCCAGGCTGGGATCTGATTTGGGCTTCTGATTTCAAAGGATGCTTAGAGACAAAGTCTGGAGGCCTGGGAAGGTAAAGGCAAGGCAGATGTGTGCACCCATGTATTTATTTACTAGGCTGTAATGCTGTGTCAGCCAAAGTACACAATCCTGGCCCCCTTCTTTTTTTGGCCAAAAGAATGAGAagtgcaattatttttttaaagttggcCATGAAAATAAtaactatatttaaaaatacatactgTTTCCAGGCTAGAGCCTTGTCTGGCCAAAAATGTGTATGAGAAGAATTAAATCCCTGCTGGTATAATTCACTTTTCGACCCCCACAGATATTTCCATGACATCCGTGTTAAAAGTTTCCAAGCCTGAGGCActtggttggttttcttttgttttgtttgctcttgcttttctctcccagaTTGGCATATAAAAACTCTGTTTTCACTAAGGATTCTGGCTTATGAAAACTCAGCCATGCTTCAGCAGTGCCAGATGATGTTCTGTGTCTGGCCCAGTGTTAATAGTGAACAATGGACATGGTCATCTGATGGTTATGGAAGATGATGATcgaaaataaacaaaagaggGGTGGATTAGCTTGTTATTTTCAGATATCAGGGGGAGGTTCTATGGAAACAGCCCATGCCAATAATGACAATTCATAATTAACTCTTTCTTCTGatatattctttcttttttccttcagctgagaACCgttggaaagaaggaaaacagagcaggaCTCCCCAGTTGCTCCACCATCACCATCACTTCCACTCACCTGCCTTTCACTGTGCTTGCCATGGATTTCCACAAAGTCATCAATGATCTTCACGCTCAAGTCTTCAGGAGAGAAGTGTTTTACATCCAGCATGATTGTGAACTTGTCCCGATCAGACCTCACCTGAAACGAGCATTGTCACACAGTgaggccccagctctggctgtggggCGCTGCCAACATCACCACCGGGCAAAGGTCACAAAAGGGGTGGTCTGGCACTTTGTACTTCTGTGACTATGAAACTCAGTGAGGGTCTTCTTCCCATTGTGGGGACCCAGGGACAGTGAGAGGCCCTGGGAGGGTCAGGGTCGCTGGGAGGCTGTGGGAAGTGTCAGGGTCACCAGGAGGCCGTGGTTGGTGTCTGAaccttggctgctgctctggagagagGCGTTTTTATCCTTACTGCTATTCTTGTGCTAGGGACCCTTTAGCACTCAGTGACCTGCCAGATGCaccaggcacagagaggggatGGAAACCAGTGTAAGACTCTCTGGTAGCACGCGTTTTGTCCTTTCAGTGATTTATGGTATTGTTGTGGTTGTAGCTCTGGGAAGAAAGCAGTAAGAGAGGGCTACAGAAAGCACCTGTACCTGAATTTCAGATCATGGCCCCCAAAGCTGCACATTCCCCTACAGTTCCCTTCAGAAAATTGCTCTGGGGTCCTTCAGTGAGGGATTGCAAAAGCCACCAAGCTCCcaaggtggaggaggaggtagACAAAGCTCCCACTTGCACTCCCATGGCGAACTGCCCTCACAGGCACTTACTCTGGGAGCAGCCTTGCTCTTCTTCACTACACAGGTGGTGGGCACAgagcaacaaaaccaaattcttGTGTTGGAAACAACCCATAAAGGGAGCTAAAATTGTTCCTGTTTCTCAAAGGGAAGCTTTGTCCCCAGTGAGGGCTTCCCTTTGTGCCCAAGAAGGGGTGGGTGGGCTGTGCTTGGCAGTGGGTTCGGGGTCTTCCTCATCCCTGCACATGGGGCTACAGCAGTGTGAGATGTGggtggagaggagcagctggaggcatAAGGAGGGAGAGgtaggaaaggagaggaaatcaAAGGGCCCTTACCTCTGAAATGCCCGACTCCAGCACGCTGCGGAAGAGGGACTGCCTGTAGTAGGGGCTGATAGTGGACGAGAACAAAGGCAGGAGGTCATACTCAAGGAGACCCTCTCCAAAAAACTGGTCAAACAAACGGCTTGGAATGAGGGGTCCCAGAGCACGCTTGAACCAGGGGTGCTGGATGGTAAtgtccatgctgctgctgctgctgctgctgctgctgctgctgctgctgagaccTGTGGCTGCAAGGGGAGAGCAGAAGGGGCAGCGCCGCTGCTGGGGAGACGGCGATGCCTTGGCTGGAGTGCAGCCCCAGGGAAGCTCCCCCTATATATACCAGCCTGGCAGAATGAAGGCATTAGCAGGATTCCTCTGGAAAGACATGATCTCATGATGGAGGCAACGTGGTCAGCAGAAATGCGGAGACTGACCTGGAAATGACAGTCTGGTTGGAATCGGTGCCAGATGTCCTGGAGGGATGATGCCAGGCAGCAGGCTGTAAGGCACGGGgtgcccaggggtgctggcaTGTCCCCTGTGGAATCAAGCAGGCTAAGCAGGACACCCTGGTGGGCAACTCCAAGATGCTTCTGAAAGAGATCTGCTCCATGGGTCTTTGTAACCTGACACTGGGTGTCATTAATTTGCttcttttctgctgctccttgaaGCAGTAACTCAGTATTTCTTCCAAATAAATGAAACAGCTTTCCTCCAAGCAAGGAAAAAGGGTCAGATTCGGGTTGAAGGGGAAACTTTTTTGTAACATGCTACAAAGTGCCTCTGCCACTCGAGAGGGGCCTGATATCCCTTGGCGCAGGGATCATGGCAGGACTGGCAGGGAAGCAGGACTAACAAATGATGCAGAACATCATATTTTGtctgacaaaacaaaaaatttcaacaaaaaatacttttgcaaaagaaagaaagaaaaacaagcttGGTCTCCAACCGTAACACCAGtcccaaagctgctcttgaGAGTGTCCTTGTTTTGATTTAGGAGTGATGTGGGAGATCCATTTATCTCATGGTGTCACAGCACAGATCCTGCTTAACATGCATTTCTGGTTACAgctgtttttcatttctgtttcccTTAAAGCCTCCTTTAAGGGGTCAGCTGGCACCCTGGGCTGCGGGCAATGGGCACCGTGCCCGCCGCCGGAGCCGCAGCCTCTGCCAGAGAGCTGAGGTGGCTGGGCTCTgaaagggcagccaggctgcccagctccacagcaggGCTCACAGGCTGTGACCACAGCTGAAACCCCATTTCCATCCCATCCAGAGATGCAAGGACTGCGTTCCAGGAGCCTCTGAGCAGTAGAAGCACCAGTACTGGGAGTCTTGTGCATCTCAGCACCTTTTCAAGTCAGCAGAGAactaaaggaaaagagaagagggCACTTCCAAAAGGCATTTCAGATATGAGGGGCTGAATCATCCTCTCATATTGTCAGGGAATAAGGAAACCAAGGGTGGCTGAGATCCTGCCCTCTTCTTTGGGAGAAACCAGATCATTCCAGGCCAGAGAAGCTGAACTGAGAAAAGCACTGAGGCTTTTCTATCACTGAGTCATATTCAGCTGAGAATCACCTGGCATCCAGGCACCGTGTGGTCTTGGAAAATCCTTGGCCTTGGAGGAATTGTAGGAACCAGAATTGTTACAGAGGCTTTCCTTCATGAAAAGCAAAAACTTGAGCagaaaaccacccaaaaccacAGTAAAGACTGCTAAGAAGACAGGCAAGAGTTTAGGTTCCACCTTATGTAGCTCCAGCAAGTAAAGGCCCCATGGTCCAGCCTTGGCTCTCAGGCATGAAGGATTTTCTAAAATCAGGTGTCAAAAAGAGATCAATCCCTCCTCAAGCCATGGAGGGAAAAACCACAAGAGAGACCTAGCCCCTCATTCATTCCCATTGTACCAAAATTGTCATTTTGTTTGAGGAATTAAGGGGAAGCAAACCAGTCATAAAGCACtaccaagatttttttctttaagaactGTGTGAGATTTGTCCtggcagtgaaaaaaaaaatctcccctCAGCCAGTCAGTTCCAGAGACCTGCTAACCTGTATTTatccagctggcagcagtgacCTGATGCAGAATGCATCACCTGATGTGCAGGGTAAGAGGAAAAACGAGAGGAGAGACAGAACAAGTTCAAATCCCAAAAGCACTCATTGGAACCCCCAAGGCAAGTTATTTATTTGGCTGGTGGAAGAACTCTGGGAACTGTGCTTACACAGAAAATGAGAGAGATTTGGGGGTCTGACAGACCATTTGGGCCCCAGGTGAGGGGTGAATGCCATCCCTAAAGTGTGTTGGGAACATCCTCTCTGTGTTTCCCAAATCAGGGGCTCtggtgggagcacagggagcaatGCACACAATTGCAGGATCCTCTCTGGGCACCCTTCAGTCCTCACAAAACTGCCAAACCTTTGAGCTCTGACCTCGAGTGTTCCCCAGTTATTCCCTGGATTATTGAGGCCAGGAGGAAGgaagcagcccaggctgctctaaGCCAAATCCAACcaggctttgaacacttccagggatggggcagccacagttctctggacaacctgtgccagtgggCAACATACAGGGAACCAGAGCCCTCTGTATGTTCAGAGAGATGAAAAGAATTGGCTCtttagagaaaaatgagaaagatgTTTTCAAGTGAATTTAATCTGAATTTATGTATATTACCACACGCTCAAATAATTGAAAAGCATCAGCCAACTTTGTGGTTTTATGCCTTTACTTTCTTCTGGACCTACATTTTCATGGCTTTCCCTAGAATTAATCATATCCATATGTCTTAGGCAGacatttttgtcctttgcaggcaaaaatatttcactgaaatgtaaatttcatttacagttttttttttttttttttttttttctgaggcagACTTCACATTGCCTGTAtttctctggagaaaaaaaaaaattctcctgaGATACATCACATGTGATTTCCAATGGTCTAAACCTTTTGTGTCCTGTTCAGATGAGTTGTCCATGCTGCCTGTCCAGCCAGTGGAGGGACAGATGCCTCCAGATCACATCATCATGTGGGTGGGCAGGAAAGGTGAAATGAGACCCCTTTCAGCAGTGTCTGTGTCtcaggagggagctgaggaggCAATTCTAATTCTAATCTCCTTCTGGACAAGCAAAGCTGCTGAGATGAATCCCATCCAGAGGGAATTTGGTATGAGAAGAGAAAGTGATCACTTTGCATCAGTTCAGCAGACCAGACCTCACAAGACACACAACATTTGAGCATCATTATCACCTGCTGAGCAACAGCAGTGAGATTTGTTGGCAGAAATTGAATGGAAGAAAATTAATGCATCTGGTCATGAGCACATCCAAGAGCAATGCATCAAAGGCAGATTTTTCCCAAAGATTCATTGCAAGTTTAGAACATGAGTCAAACTGAGAAATTCCTTCAGAATGTTCTGCTGTCCAGCTTACCTTTGAAATAATCCCTTCCTAAGCCATGATGTGTAATTGCCAGCATGTGAGTGAGACATTTAGTAAAGGATAAACTGCTGAAATCCCAGACCATGTTCCTGAGAAAAGCTGCCATCAGCAATCCCAGCCCTTGCTTGTGTTTAGCTGCTCTCAGTTTTTCTCCATGACTGACTCCCACCTCCCCATTTCCAGGAGAACCCAGGGCTGTCTCCACCCCCCTTGCCAAGCTCTGTGCAAGCTCAGggtgaagaaaaaagcaatttttgaaGTGGAGGAGTCACTGGTCAGATGTAGTGACTGGTCAGCAGTGACTGGGGAGGGTTTGTAAGAGATTCTGAAGTGCTGACAGAAGAGAGGCTCCTGTTCCCAGTTGctttgctgcagccccaggagagccAAGAAAGGCAGACTCTGCTCTGATCTCCATTTCTGCTCAAGTCAAGTGTACCCtgttgtcactgtcatattttctgaaagatcccttcaccaggattttttctcctgagaagcctcagagaattatctgattgcttctcctatgtttggctgctttggaatgtggttggagattgtttatccaacaggtgaatgtttgatttgtttcatgtgaattgtttttacttaatggccaatcaccattagctgtgtcagactctgaggagtcagtcacgcGTTTTTAATTAGcatcttgttaagccttctatctgtatcctttctctattctttagtatagttttagtatagtattctttaatataatataagcacataaaataataaattagccttctaagaacatggagtcagattctcaagtcttccttcatcctgggaaCCCAGCAAATACCACACTCCGTCACCCTGCAGAGGATGTAACTCTTCAGATAGATCTCATGGAAAACAGGAATGCATCCCAGTGCTTATTCTTTCAAATGCACATATCTACCCCCAAAACACAACTATACTCATTTAAAAGGTTCTCTCTGTTTAGATGTCAGCTGTTTAGTGATTATATAAAGGATTGAGCAATCTCTGGCAATATTTAATGATAAAATTGTTTCAGCATGCCAGTCAGACTGTTTCCACTTCATAGAAATCTATGAGTTACAAAAACAAGACCATGAGAGGAACATGATGCTAGAGTAAATAATAACGTGATTTTTTGCAAGTTTTCTTCCTGCCACACTTGCTGCAGTGGAAAATACCACTTAACGTGTGTAAGAAAGCTGGTGagtggggaaaagaaacaaaagaccaTGTTTTTCTTAATCTTGCATAGATCAAGCTTTGGAAAGGATGCAAGAAGTCAGTATGAAGTCACAGAAGTCAGAATGCAAGCAGTCAAGCACAAAGGGCAGGCTCACTCCTGGTTATCAGTTTTGGCTGCTAAGCACTTACTAAAAGCTTTTCCTAGAAATGACCACAGAgcatctgtttctttcttttcaagggAAGAGCCCTTGTTTTTTATAAGACCCATTTCCTGTTCCTCATGGCCAGGAGCTTCAAAACTTTCCACCACGGGCAacctgggatgctgctggaggaaggagcaggtgaTTGCAAGAG
The sequence above is a segment of the Haemorhous mexicanus isolate bHaeMex1 chromosome 2, bHaeMex1.pri, whole genome shotgun sequence genome. Coding sequences within it:
- the CRYAA gene encoding alpha-crystallin A chain, whose product is MDITIQHPWFKRALGPLIPSRLFDQFFGEGLLEYDLLPLFSSTISPYYRQSLFRSVLESGISEVRSDRDKFTIMLDVKHFSPEDLSVKIIDDFVEIHGKHSERQDDHGYISREFHRRYRLPANVDQAAITCSLSNDGMLTFSGPKVPSNMDASHSERPIPVSREEKPSSAPSS